GACGGCGCTTAAAGCTAGACTCAAACAAATCTCCAATAATGCCGCTAATGGCCAAGAAATAAGCCATCATAAAGCATTGAATCACTGAAAAAGGCGTTAGCCATAATCCGAGCAAGGTTGCCAATGAGGCAGATAGCAGGCTGCCAAATAAAGCACCTTCGATGGTTTTATTCGGGCTTAGTGTCGGTGCCAACTTTCGTTTGAAAAATCGCCCACCAAGCCAGCGGCCACACAAATACTGTGCAATATCGTTAAATTGACTGGCAAAAATGACAAATAAGAACATGCCTGCCTGCTGACGGACAAGCGTAAGGTGCGCCAAAGCCATCAGGCTGATAATCAGATAAATAAAGGCCACACACAGTCCAGTGTCAACCCAGGTCACACGTTGCCACCAGTTTGCCAAACGTTTGCTGCGATTTAGTTTTTGCGCTGTACTGCTTGAATGAATGCTGTTGTTTGAATGAATACGGCTGCTTGATTGAGCAGGGGCAGGCTGTACATTGAGACTTTCAAGCTTTTCGACAAAGGCGACTTTACTTTTTGAGCGCCATAATCTGGATATTTCGAATAATCCACGTACCCCAATAATAGCGAGTAGCAGATCAATCGCCCACCAATAAGGTCTGTGGCTACCATCGGTATCGGTTATTCCAGATAAATAAAAGCATAAGAATAAGGCAAACAACATCCATAGCCAAGAACGGACAATTAGATAGATTTTAGGCAGTTTTTGGCGGTTGTTGGGTAGGGCTAACAGTATCCAGACGATAAGATTTATCGTTAAAATACTGAGCATGAAGAGGGTGTTGGGAGTCCATGTCATCAGTTGATCTCAATTAGTTTTGGTGCAGATAAGCCTAGTATAACTAAAATATTTGACCCTATGCGCTTTATGTGAATTAATAGAAAAGATGCTTAAGTAGAAACGATGCCATGCTAGGTTAAATTATTTAGGCTGTATCATTTATTAAAGTAGACTTATTTAGATTCTTTTTCCTATCAAGGTTATTGGGCGTTAGATGCATAATAAAAATAACAGACGAACCAAAAAGCCTAACAAACATAAAATACTATCTTTTAAGCAAAGGATATTAAATTCTTTAAGACCTAATAAAAGAGCAGAATCGAAGAAAAATGACAACAACAAAAGTCAAAAAAGTAGGCTTAAATCAACGAAATCCAATAAAAAATATCCTGAAAAAGTACGGGACCAATCGGCATTCATCATAAAGCTAACGACTGTTTTTATTCCTTATGTGCTTGTTGGCATTGTCTCTATTACGCTATGTATTTTATGTCGATATTTATTTGATATTAGGTGGGATGTTTTAGACATAAGCGAGCTTTGGTGGGACTTCATAATCCCTATTGTTATCACAACTGCACTTCTAGTCATATTGTTACGCCCTAGATATACCTTTTTAAAAATAGGCTCAGCAAGCAATAGTGCCACTATCATCTTTGTCATCATGATCATAAGTATCATACTGCCAGCCATGATGGGGCAAGCTTATCTATTAGATAGAATGACTAATATTGTTAATGTTCAGACGATAGGTGAAGTAGCTCAATACCCTGATGAGACTCATTTTAAGGTTAATGCTGATCAGCAGGTCGATCCAAAACAATTCTCATATATTGTAAATTATAGAGAAACTAAATCGCGCTATGATTTTTTCAAAAAAGATTACGAAATGACTTTATTTGTCGTCGCTCCTTTTAAGGAAGCAACAAATATTTGGCTGACTGGTTTTTATGATAGAAGTATCAGCTACTCTCTTAGCGAGCAGCAACAGCTAGATGAGGCGAATGCGTTTTTTAGACAGTCTAAAGCGGATTTTTTTAAGCATAACAACCAAAATGTTAAGTTTTATAAAAAGCAGGAAAATATCAGTAGCAGTTCTCAATCTGTCTATATGAAAGCAATCAAAAGTAGCTCAGTGCCAATAACGACCAAACCTATATTGTTAAAGCCATATTATATTTCACAGCAGGAACTAATGGCTAACACGCTTCGCAGTTTTTTCTATCTCTATTTTATTGGTTTAGCTATGACTGCTTTGATTGTTTTTTCAGCAAAAATTGATATTAATTATGATGTTTCTCATTAGAATGATGTAAGTGTATCGTTGTTATAACAACGAAAAGCTTTCATCTTTTAGATTATCAATCATTGTATTGTGCTAGAAAATATCAAGGTATACCGATGATTCCAAAACATAACACCACTCTAAAAGTTGCACTAATATCTGTAATTGGCTTGAGCGTAGCGCTATTTGTACACAGCAAAGTGTCGACAACACAAGCAAATGATAATAACAGTGAGTTTGTTGAAAAGTCGTCGCTTATGCCGCCATAGGTATTAACCGGTAACGTAAATAAGACGTTAGAAGAGTTTAGCTTTACTGCAGACAACGGTGAGGTCTATCATATCGCTGACCCAGGTCATTTGTTAGATAAGTTAGCCAAAGATAGCGGCAGAACGCACTCTCTTTATGAGTTAAAGGATGTGCGTATTAAAGCAATGATAAGTCAGACTGGTAACTATGGACATATGGGTTACTATCAGTATCAGCTAACCGTAACCGATGTTTTAGATAGCAAAGTGTAAGAGGTGGTAAGAATATTTGACCACACCCACTTTATGTGACTTAATAAGGATAAGATATTTATCTAGTTTTATAACCGACACAAGGAGTGTGTTATGTCAAAGACCATCACTACAGACAAAACGTATCGCATCATGCGAGATAATGCGCAAGCAATGGTTATTGATGTGCAACAAAAGCTTGCACCGCATATCTATCGTAATGACGAAATCATTAAAAAAACAACCACTTTAATCCAAGGCTTACAGCTATTGGGCGTGCCTATTGTGCTAAATGAGCAATACAAGAAGGGTTTGGGCGAAACCGTTTCTGAAGTCATGGACGTATTAGATACCAGCAAAGCCAAAGTCATTGAAAAGGTGACCTTTAGTGCCTGTGATAACGATGAGGTATGGAACCATATTGCGCAGCAAAACCGCACCTCGGTCATCGTCTGCGGCATCGAAACCCATGTGTGCGTGATGCAGACCGTGCTTGATTTGCTCGATAACGGCATGCAGCCGGTGGTCATTGCTGATGCCACTGGATCACGCAGTGCTTATGATCGTCGTCAAGCCATTCGCCGAATGCGCCGAGCTGGGGCGGTTATTACGACCACAGAGGCGATATTGTTTGAGCTGTGTCGATCAAGTAAAGACCCAGCGTTTAAGGCGATTAGTCAGTTGATTAAATAAAACCAACCTGCTCAACCCATTAAACACAATCAACCACAGCTCATTTTTAAAGTTAATTTTCAAAGCTAATGTTGTAGAAAGCCGTGATGGATAACATATCCATCACGGCTTTTTTTAAATAGATTGCTTGATAACAGAGCCTCTATATCGAGTTTGTCGGTACCCGATAAGATAACGGTTTGTCACGTATTTTTAGTACCAAAAAGCTGGCCAAAGCCACAGAGATAATCAACACCCAGCCAGACAGTGCCCAACTATTGGTCATCACTTTTACTCCTTGCATAGACAATACCATCACCACACCGCCTAAGTTACCCATTAGCATCAGCATGGCAACCGCTTTAGCCGCTTGTGACGGATGCACCGTGTCTTCTGCAGCAGCAATCAATAATGGATAGCCGGCCAATAGGAAAAAGCCCAACACAAAACTGATAATAAGGGTGGTCGTGCCAGAGCTTAAAAACAATAAGGGGTAGGTAGCTAAAGCACCTACTAAAGTGGCAATGATCAAAAAAATACGTCGTTTGTGCAGATAGTCGGACAGTAGCGGTATAATCAGTGCGCCTAAGATGCCGCCAATGATCAACATGGCCGTAATCACACCTGCAGTTGCTTCATCAATACCACGGGGTTCGAGAATAGGCGCAATCCAGTTGCTGAGTCCATTAAAGTAGCCCATCGCAATAAATATAGTTAATGAAATCAGCCATAAACGTTTGTTTTTCAATAACGATTCAATCTCGTGTAATGAAATGGCGTCATCATGTTTTTGCGGCTTTTCTGCAACTACTAACAAGAAAAAAGCGACTGCAATGGCGGTCAACGCCATATTAAGCATCAGCATCCCGGAGAAGCCAAACAGCTCTATTAAAGGGGCGGAGGCAAATGCGCCCAAGGCAGTGGCTAAGAACATCACGCCCATAATCACCCCGGTGACGGTTGCCAGCTGTGATTTGTCGAACCAGTCTGTAGTGACCTGATTGATGGCATTAGTGATGTAGGGCTGAGCAATAGCAATCAGCAGCTGCCCAGCAAATACAATCCAGTAGCTATCAACGCCAAGCCAACGTATCACTGAACCGACAAGCATTAATACAGCGGCATAGCTGACGACCTTTTTGTAGCCGTGGTTATCCAGTATTTTGCCAGAATGAATGGCGAGTAATACAAACACGATTGGGAATATCAAGGTGAGCAGATTGGCA
Above is a window of Psychrobacter sp. FDAARGOS_221 DNA encoding:
- a CDS encoding phosphatidate cytidylyltransferase → MTWTPNTLFMLSILTINLIVWILLALPNNRQKLPKIYLIVRSWLWMLFALFLCFYLSGITDTDGSHRPYWWAIDLLLAIIGVRGLFEISRLWRSKSKVAFVEKLESLNVQPAPAQSSSRIHSNNSIHSSSTAQKLNRSKRLANWWQRVTWVDTGLCVAFIYLIISLMALAHLTLVRQQAGMFLFVIFASQFNDIAQYLCGRWLGGRFFKRKLAPTLSPNKTIEGALFGSLLSASLATLLGLWLTPFSVIQCFMMAYFLAISGIIGDLFESSFKRRHGIKDTGTMLAGHGGILDRVDSLLIGVPVMTFIYWQFL
- a CDS encoding isochorismatase family protein, yielding MSKTITTDKTYRIMRDNAQAMVIDVQQKLAPHIYRNDEIIKKTTTLIQGLQLLGVPIVLNEQYKKGLGETVSEVMDVLDTSKAKVIEKVTFSACDNDEVWNHIAQQNRTSVIVCGIETHVCVMQTVLDLLDNGMQPVVIADATGSRSAYDRRQAIRRMRRAGAVITTTEAILFELCRSSKDPAFKAISQLIK
- a CDS encoding CynX/NimT family MFS transporter, translating into MPNRPIAQNPSAAQNLAVTADNPHTTQPASSTKRPLLGARKQHHNRWLIIAGFALLLGINQFLWLSFATIIISTQAHFGVNEFFANLLTLIFPIVFVLLAIHSGKILDNHGYKKVVSYAAVLMLVGSVIRWLGVDSYWIVFAGQLLIAIAQPYITNAINQVTTDWFDKSQLATVTGVIMGVMFLATALGAFASAPLIELFGFSGMLMLNMALTAIAVAFFLLVVAEKPQKHDDAISLHEIESLLKNKRLWLISLTIFIAMGYFNGLSNWIAPILEPRGIDEATAGVITAMLIIGGILGALIIPLLSDYLHKRRIFLIIATLVGALATYPLLFLSSGTTTLIISFVLGFFLLAGYPLLIAAAEDTVHPSQAAKAVAMLMLMGNLGGVVMVLSMQGVKVMTNSWALSGWVLIISVALASFLVLKIRDKPLSYRVPTNSI